The window TTGTATACTTGTTTTGGGACATAAATTTTCTTCCTTTCGATATTGTGAAATTTGTCCAAGTTTCGTGGGGCTGACCATATTTGGTCAGACTGCAGTCTTTAATGAATTAGTGAACAAAAAAAGACAGCATTATGATACTGTCTTTTCATCTTTTTGGTACTTATTGGTATTAAGATATGTAAATAAGCCATTTTTAGCCGTTTCTAGCGCTGTTCCATTGTTGTGTGCGGAATTATTGCTAACATAGTATAAATAACGCTTAAAACAAAGAAAAACGCCATAATATGACGTTTGTATAGTGTTATTTAATGTCTTTTGTGGCAGTGACAGCATTTTTAACTAGTTTCTGTTGTGGTGGAGATAAAGTTTCTACATATAAATCTACCATATTTGAGATAACTTCGTATATTTTTATATCCTCCACCATCGATATTGTTGAGATAGCAACATGATCTGCTAATGAAATCCGTATAGACTTAGGCAAATCGTTAGATTTACTTGTTGTCTTTCTACGAATTATCTGCTTTTCTTTTGGTGTTTCCCGTTGAATTATTGGTTCATCAGGAAATGAACGTTGGTCTGAAGCAACTTGCGTTGGTTCAATACTAACAGAACGTTCGGTACGATTTTGACGTGTAAAGCCAGGTCTTTGTTTATTTGTGTTTTCAATATCACTCATTGTTAAGCCTCCTCATTAAACATTTCGATTCGTTGTAGCAATTCGACTGCAACATCGTTATAAACTTTATGGACCCGTTTATCGTGAATATCACTGCTTAGTTCAGTGATACCTGTTCTATCGAAACGTTTTAATCGAGCCATTTGTTTAATTGTACTTTCGAACAGGTTTACTTCATTAAATATTTCTCGTGCATCCTGTAACACATCTTGATCTAATTCATTGCCGTTTTGTACTAACACTGGCAAAATACCAACAATATCTAAGTTCAGATTATAATCTTCTGCCAATGTCTGTATATGTGAAATGAATGTTTCTGCACCATTTAATGCACGCTCTTGTGTTTGCAATATAACAATAACAAAATTACTTGCAGTAAGTGCACTGTCAGTATACTTATTCAATTGTGGTGGAACATCGATAAATATAAAATCATAATTATCAGAAATCTTATTTAATTGTTTAGAGAAATAGGTATCTTTTTCAAAATCGCTGTCAAAATTATCATAAAGAAATGCTTCATAGGTTTGTAAATCAGAATAGCTAGGTAAAAGGTCTAAGTTTGGCATTACATTAATTAAAGCGCTCTCTATATCCCCACTCTTTAGCGCAACTGCTAAAGTAGTTTCAAAAACTGGCGTAACATCAAAAACTTTAGCCATAGTATTCATAAGTAGTTTTGTTGCATCTGATTGAGGATCAAAATCAACTAGTAAAATCTTTTTGCCCATTTTAGCAAGCGTATAAGCTAACATAACACAATTAGTTGTTTTACCAACCCCACCTTTAAAGTTTCCTGTTGAAATAATTGTAGCCATAGTATCAACTCCGTTTTATAATAGTATAAAAGTATAATTTTATAATAATATAAATTTATACAACTGTCAATAGAGTTTTATAATAGTATAAAATATAAAAGTTTTATAAAACTCCTCTGACTAAAGGAAAAATGCGAAACTTATAAAATTATAAATTTATAAAAATATGAAATTATAAAAGTATACAAGTATAAAATTATAAAATGTTACAAATTATAAAATTATAAAATTATAAAAATATAATATTGAGAAAAACCTTTATATATCAATAAATATATTAATTACAAAAGTAGTTTTATAAAACTTTCGGCAAGTATAAAAGTATATATATATAAAATTATAAAATTATAAAATTATAAAATTATAAATGCACAAACTTTGATTGTTTTCCAAAACAATGTAGCAATAAAAAAATGCTTGTGTAATTAAAATATATGTGCAATAATGTATTTGAAATTAAATAGAAAAAAAGCACTTGCGCCAACAAGTACTTTTGCTTTTAGTAGTTATACTATTACAAACTTCGTAAGTTCAAAGATAGTATAGCATTTTTACCTATGGATTGCAATAGATAAATACACTAAAAGCGCTAAAATCGCAAGATTTAGGGCTTTTTTCTATTCAATAAGACATTGCTAGAGGTTTTACAAAGGTTTCACTTGAGAAAACCGACCGAAGCCACCGTTTCAATAATGCTGCAGCAACTGCAGTACTGCGTAAACTAGCGAAAGGCCCAGAGTTGAGCCGGCGCAGATTCAACCGTTGCGGATAATACAGATCGTACAGGAGAGAATACTAAGGCACAACTGTACATAAAGATCGAGAGCAT of the Culicoidibacter larvae genome contains:
- a CDS encoding ParA family protein yields the protein MATIISTGNFKGGVGKTTNCVMLAYTLAKMGKKILLVDFDPQSDATKLLMNTMAKVFDVTPVFETTLAVALKSGDIESALINVMPNLDLLPSYSDLQTYEAFLYDNFDSDFEKDTYFSKQLNKISDNYDFIFIDVPPQLNKYTDSALTASNFVIVILQTQERALNGAETFISHIQTLAEDYNLNLDIVGILPVLVQNGNELDQDVLQDAREIFNEVNLFESTIKQMARLKRFDRTGITELSSDIHDKRVHKVYNDVAVELLQRIEMFNEEA